A single region of the Hypanus sabinus isolate sHypSab1 chromosome 21, sHypSab1.hap1, whole genome shotgun sequence genome encodes:
- the LOC132379260 gene encoding neuronal acetylcholine receptor subunit alpha-3-like yields the protein METNLWLKHIWNDYRLTWDPAEYEGVRFIRVPSDRIWKPDIILYNNAVADFQVDEKTKVQLLSNGTVTWVPPAIFKSSCKMDVTYFPFDYQNCSMKFGSWTHDKAKIDLALIGSEMNRKDFWESGEWAIIAAPGYRHDIKYNCCEEIYVDITYSIYIRRMPLFHTINMIIPCLMISFLTVLVFWLPSDCGEKITLSVSVLLSLTVFLLGITESVPSTSLVIPLIEEYLLFIMIFVVLSIIITVFVLNVHYRSPSTHTMPSWVKTFFLKALPRVLFMTRPGGEAGAQEGPTTPSPPECTGELSNFSGTPEACSQGLQCTCCGGCRLGSLDTGIYLMRSSSVETPDALFTTSGLGPEVQEAVKSITCIVEQMKQQNEDKEIEDDWKYVALVIDRIFLWIFILMCILGSTGSFLQPLMSANET from the exons ATATGGAACGATTACAGGTTGACATGGGACCCTGCAGAATATGAAGGAGTCCGCTTTATTAGAGTTCCTTCAGACAGAATCTGGAAGCCGGATATCATTCTGTACAACAA TGCAGTTGCGGATTTCCAAGTGGACGAAAAGACCAAGGTGCAGCTGCTGTCCAATGGTACGGTGACCTGGGTCCCGCCAGCCATATTCAAGAGCTCCTGCAAGATGGATGTCACCTACTTCCCGTTCGATTACCAGAACTGCAGCATGAAGTTTGGCTCCTGGACCCACGACAAAGCCAAGATTGACCTGGCCCTGATTGGCAGCGAGATGAACCGGAAGGACTTCTGGGAAAGCGGCGAGTGGGCGATCATCGCTGCCCCTGGGTACAGGCACGACATCAAGTACAACTGCTGTGAGGAGATCTATGTGGACATAACCTACTCCATTTACATTAGACGGATGCCTCTATTCCACACCATCAACATGATCATCCCATGTCTGATGATTTCTTTTCTGACTGTCCTGGTTTTCTGGCTACCCTCTGACTGCGGCGAGAAGATAACCCTATCGGTTTCAGTTCTGCTGTCACTCACCGTGTTTCTCCTCGGCATCACGGAAAGTGTTCCATCCACCTCCTTGGTGATCCCTCTCATTGAGGAATACCTGCTCTTCATTATGATCTTTGTGGTGCTCTCTATCATCATAACCGTCTTTGTCCTCAACGTCCACTACAGAAGCCCCTCCACCCACACCATGCCAAGCTGGGTGAAGACCTTCTTTCTGAAGGCACTGCCGCGCGTCCTGTTCATGACAAGGCCAGGAGGCGAGGCTGGAGCTCAGGAAGGCCCAACAACCCCCAGTCCGCCTGAATGCACCGGCGAGCTCTCCAACTTCAGCGGCACGCCAGAAGCCTGCAGCCAGGGCCTGCAATGCACCTGCTGTGGGGGCTGCAGGCTGGGATCCTTGGACACCGGGATCTATCTAATGCGAAGCTCCAGTGTAGAGACCCCCGACGCTTTGTTCACAACCTCTGGCCTTGGTCCTGAAGTTCAGGAAGCTGTTAAAAGCATCACATGCATTGTGGAACAGATGAAGCAACAGAATGAAGACAAGGAG ATAGAAGATGACTGGAAGTACGTTGCCTTGGTGATTGATCGGATCTTCCTCTGGATCTTCATTCTGATGTGCATCTTGGGATCGACTGGCTCATTCCTGCAGCCACTGATGTCTGCGAATGAGACCTGA